One window of the Parasphingopyxis algicola genome contains the following:
- a CDS encoding nuclear transport factor 2 family protein codes for MQYPSTLNRDELIELATKTYFGNVDQKNMEATLDCFHDTALFTIQTDHTIHEGKAGIREMFETFFGSYDTIVHQDFTCTVDEKNGRIAASFEAVLTDENGEVTRLYNTNFWRVRGDKFQEVYVYMSGANVLV; via the coding sequence ATGCAATATCCAAGCACATTGAACCGCGACGAACTGATCGAACTCGCGACGAAAACCTATTTCGGCAATGTCGATCAGAAGAATATGGAAGCCACGCTCGACTGCTTCCACGATACCGCGCTGTTCACGATCCAGACCGATCACACGATCCATGAGGGCAAGGCCGGCATCCGGGAGATGTTCGAGACGTTTTTCGGCAGCTACGATACGATCGTCCACCAGGATTTCACCTGCACGGTCGATGAAAAGAACGGCCGGATCGCGGCCTCGTTCGAAGCCGTGCTGACCGACGAGAATGGCGAGGTCACCCGGCTCTACAACACCAATTTCTGGCGCGTCAGGGGCGACAAGTTCCAGGAAGTCTATGTTTACATGAGCGGGGCCAACGTCCTCGTCTGA
- a CDS encoding nuclear transport factor 2 family protein: protein MSNPYPYYVDIVTKRYFDGVDNKRMDQVLDCFHPDAVLHEMTSDTKHDGIDAIRTMFEGLFSTNGRIWHGNFVHTVDRQENAVCSQFTVEIEPNELGEELVYQNCNRFYLKGDRFQNVYVYMSGDNLLK from the coding sequence ATGAGCAATCCCTATCCCTATTATGTCGACATCGTCACCAAACGCTATTTCGACGGCGTCGACAACAAGCGCATGGATCAGGTGCTCGACTGTTTCCACCCCGACGCCGTGCTCCATGAGATGACGTCGGACACCAAACATGACGGGATCGACGCGATCCGCACCATGTTCGAAGGGCTGTTTTCGACGAACGGTAGGATCTGGCACGGCAATTTCGTCCATACCGTGGATCGGCAAGAAAATGCGGTCTGCTCGCAATTCACGGTCGAGATCGAGCCCAATGAGCTCGGCGAGGAGCTCGTCTACCAGAATTGCAACCGCTTCTACCTCAAGGGCGACAGGTTCCAGAATGTGTACGTCTATATGAGCGGCGACAATCTGTTGAAATAG